In a single window of the Neodiprion virginianus isolate iyNeoVirg1 chromosome 1, iyNeoVirg1.1, whole genome shotgun sequence genome:
- the LOC124303238 gene encoding uncharacterized protein LOC124303238 has translation MEGKCQNSDFDAKCLLAQLNTARKEINNLRQQIRNLRYVHDKDVEGIKRLVGSRTAEKKSFMSKPDISKTPLPSTSNEVDEGLKLKPIGVVSTWFPNKRGTPRQPGICDKAPGKLTLFNSIFTNPEHALDGLQDFSHMWILFHFHRNESTHVRAKVAPPRLNGIRTGVFSTRSPHRPCPIGLSLVKIIKIVNCTIFFEGVDMVDQTPVLDIKPYIPQYDNPLYVEKYSSRELERSGILDRESRGNIDERTNLNLDSSERLSRQNLVASETSNGFRTTLHEPHYGSTDGAAHGTDISRDEEIALRLQAEEFDGHSEFGNYLEARNCYRPVDRNLDIVTGFDNNRSVTLGTSNLDGNREMSNGLNTDLGSFDERELLSPEISLQSTVDSMQNSTHNSRNGGIVPRTLELHNENTVFNIQHIDLNPQANRTMSFNSRNAEVNNPIDQISRNTRLLDGADGISTDLDLIDLRAANSRLDNSPIRMGIREAPDGEEGFTSQTLSNIQGMAGSAVSQNAGNGQNIRIESRGHMNLGQEENSSNVRIPDWISRSRVSALTVTFNERALVQLNEILGDKADQQKHAIENVLCQDPRSVYLRQRWANQFYTFLIHELHISCRFDDNRHIVTVFQIRHAGRMCECGEPEWQCLGHSPLT, from the exons ATGGAAGGAAAATGTCAAAATTCCGATTTCGATGCAAAATGCTTGCTGGCGCAGTTGAATACGGCGAGAAAAGAGATAAACAATTTAAG GCAACAGATACGTAATCTCCGTTACGTCCATGATAAAGACGTCGAGGGCATCAAACGCCTCGTAGGATCGCGAACAGCAGAGAAAAAGTCGTTCATGTCAAAACCAGACATTTCGAAAACACCCTTGCCAAGCACGAGCAACGAAGTAGATGAAGGTCTCAAGTTGAAACCCATTGGAGTCGTGTCAACATGGTTTCCTAACAAACGAGGGACGCCACGACAACCTGGAATATGCGATAAGGCACCAGGGAAATTAACACTTTTTAATTCTATCTTTACCAATCCTGAACATGCCTTAGATGGCCTTCAAGACTTCTCACACATGTG GATACTCTTCCACTTCCATAGGAACGAGTCAACTCATGTACGTGCTAAAGTAGCGCCACCCAGACTAAACGGAATACGAACCGGAGTATTTTCGACCAGATCACCGCACCGACCTTGTCCGATAGGTCTGAGCCTTgttaaaatcataaaaatagTGAATTGCACTATTTTCTTCGAGGGCGTAGATATGGTGGACCAAACACCAGTGTTGGACATCAAACCTTACATACCGCAGTACGACAACCCGTTGTACGTTGAAAAGTACAGCAGTAGAGAATTGGAGAGAAGTGGTATTCTTGATCGGGAATCGCGAGGAAATATTGATGAAAGGACAAATCTAAACTTGGATTCAAGTGAACGATTGAGCAGGCAAAATCTTGTTGCATCTGAAACGAGCAATGGCTTTAGAACTACGTTACACGAACCTCATTATGGTAGTACTGATGGTGCAGCGCACGGCACAGATATTTCTAGAGATGAGGAAATCGCACTCAGACTACAGGCGGAAGAGTTTGATGGACATTCGGAATTCGGTAACTACTTAGAAGCTAGAAACTGTTACCGACCAGTTGATAGGAATTTAGATATTGTCACaggatttgataataatagaaGCGTCACACTTGGTACCAGCAACTTGGATGGGAACAGGGAGATGTCTAACGGGCTAAATACGGACCTGGGTTCATTTGACGAACGAGAATTATTGAGTCCAGAAATTTCTCTACAAAGTACTGTAGATTCTATGCAAAATTCCACACATAATTCCAGAAATGGTGGAATCGTCCCCAGAACTTTGGAATTGCACAATGAGAATACAGTGTTTAATATACAACATATCGACCTGAATCCTCAAGCTAATAGAACAATGTCCTTCAATTCGAGAAATGCTGAGGTTAACAATCCCATTGATCAAATATCGCGAAATACTAGGCTATTAGACGGTGCCGACGGAATAAGTACTGACTTAGATTTGATTGACCTGCGTGCAGCAAATTCGAGGCTTGATAATTCTCCAATTCGAATGGGTATTAGAGAAGCGCCTGATGGCGAAGAAGGTTTTACGTCGCAAACTTTGTCAAATATACAAGGAATGGCTGGATCCGCAGTTTCTCAGAATGCTGGGAATGGTCAGAACATTAGAATTGAAAGTAGAGGTCACATGAACTTGGGGCAGGAAGAAAATTCTTCTAATGTAAGGATACCAGATTGGATATCGAGATCGCGTGTTTCGGCGTTAACTGTAACATTTAATGAACGAGCTTTGGTACAGTTGAACGAAATTCTAGGAGACAAAGCGGACCAGCAGAAACATGCTATAGAAAATGTTTTATGTCAAGACCCTAGGTCAGTTTACTTGAGGCAACGTTGGGCCAATCAGTTCTACACATTTTTAATTCACGAATTACATATCAGTTGTAGATTTGACGATAACAGACATATTGTTACAGTTTTCCAAATCCGTCATGCGGGTAGGATGTGTGAATGTGGAGAGCCAGAGTGGCAGTGCTTAGGGCATTCCCCCCTTACGTAA
- the LOC124303383 gene encoding ribosome biogenesis protein BOP1 homolog, translating into MGAPKKAGKRKQDPIIPNKSNKEEERVENVEELEDDDDLDENSDLGSEDFLATDQLDEDDDSTDDEVEGDNDVVDSDTENDPIVFGSDNDDEELEFESDSEEYEKDDDSVNEEEEDEEDSEAESDGSVNSKDKVSSESGNEQSEEEVRQPKTNNKSLVKSNKESNGSNKPARNVNKKVVKLNDHSEKNFENGVKQNKSSIVNSGRNTSDPAVEKLTSNVDEYEQDSSDEEDIRNTIGNIPLQWYNEYPHIGYDWDGKKILKPEKGDQLDNFLKRMEDPDFWRTVKDPMTGQDVVLSEADIELITRIQKQKIPDAQFDEYTPWVEWFTSEVMKTPLRKFPEHKRSFLPSKSEAKKVSKLVHALKMGWIKSTVEMEKEKQKNKENKDFYMLWQSDDQAEEMRRIHKHIPAPKRHLPGHAESYNPPPEYLFDKKEMKEWNKLKSTPWKRKLHFIPQKFNSLREVPAYSRYIKERFQRCLDLYLCPRALKMRLTIDPASLVPQLPSPQDLQPFPTTMSMVFKGHTDMIRSFTAEAKGQYIASGGDDMTLKIWEIATGRCVKTVPCGGIIRSVAWCPNQAISLIAVAADQKVLLINPGVGDHLITSKTDQLLEIIPQSDVIVNERVRTAVQWEQAEGENWRNGIRVILNHFKVVKQVTWHARGDYLATVMPDGQNRSVLINQLSKRRSQLPFSKSKGLVQCVLFHPIRPFLFVATQRNVRIYDLVKQEMVKKLLSNSMWISTMAIHPGGDNILVGTYDRKMLWFDLDLSTKPYQTLRLHGTAVRGVAFHKRYPLFASGADDKGLIVSHGMVYNDLLQNPLIVPLKRLCNHETYNDFGILDVMFHPIQPWLFSAGADATIRLYT; encoded by the exons ATGGGTGCCCCGAAAAAGGCAGGTAAGCGAAAGCAGGACCCAATCATTCCGAACAAATcaaacaaagaagaagaaagggTAGAGAATGTCGAAGAACTTGAAGACGATGACGACTTGGACGAGAATTCG GATTTAGGATCGGAGGATTTTCTAGCCACCGATCAACTCGACGAGGACGATGACAGCACAGACGACGAAGTCGAAGGGGATAATGATGTTGTCGATTCTGATACTGAGAATGATCCAATTGTTTTTGGCTCTGATAACGATGATGAGGAACTAGAATTTGAATCTGACTCTGAAGAGTACGAGAAGGATGATGATTCTGTGAATGAAGAAGAGGAGGACGAAGAAGATTCGGAAGCAGAGAGTGACGGGTCTGTCAATTCCAAAGACAAAGTTAGTTCAGAATCTGGAAACGAGCAGTCAGAGGAAGAAGTTCGGCAGCctaaaacaaataacaaatcTTTAGTAAAGTCTAATAAGGAAAGCAATGGAAGTAACAAGCCAGCTAgaaatgtgaataaaaaagtagTAAAACTAAACGATCatagtgagaaaaattttgagaatggTGTAAAACAGAATAAATCAAGTATTGTGAATAGTGGTCGCAATACAAGCGACCCAGCAGTTGAAAAACTGACTAGTAATGTCGACGAATATGAACAAGACAGTTCGGATGAAGAAGATATTCGAAATACCATTGGGAATATCCCCTTGCAATGGTATAACGAGTATCCTCACATCGGGTACGACTgggatggtaaaaaaattttaaaaccaGAGAAGGGAGATCAGCTGGATAACTTTTTGAAGAGAATGGAAGATCCAGATTTTTGGAGAACTGTGAAAGACCCCATGACGGGACAAGATGTAGTACTCAGCGAAGCTGACATAGAGCTCATAACAAGAATCCAGAAGCAAAAGATACCTGATGCTCAATTTGACGAGTACACA CCTTGGGTCGAGTGGTTCACGTCCGAAGTGATGAAAACGCCATTGCGTAAATTTCCGGAGCACAAACGATCATTCTTGCCTTCAAAGTCGGAAGCAAAGAAAGTTTCCAAGCTAGTTCATGCTCTGAAAATGGGTTGGATAAAGTCAACAGTCGAAATGGAGAAGGAAAAACAGAAGAACAAGGAAAACAAAGATTTTTACATGCTGTGGCAGTCAGACGATCAGGCTGAGGAAATGCGGAGGATTCACAAGCACATACCGGCACCAAAGAGGCATTTGCCTGGTCACGCAGAGAGCTATAATCCTCCGCCAGAGTATCTCTTtgacaaaaaagaaatgaaggaATGGAATAAGCTGAAGTCCACGCCATGGAAAAGGAAGCTTCACTTCATTCCACAGAAGTTTAATTCACTTCGTGAAGTCCCGGCTTATTCAAGATATATCAAAGAGCGGTTTCAGAGATGTTTGGACTTGTATCTTTGTCCAAGGGCTTTGAAAATGAGGCTTACCATTGACCCAGCCAGCTTGGTTCCACAGCTACCTAGTCCTCAAGATTTACAACCATTTCCCACTACTATGTCAATGGTCTTTAAGGGGCACACTGACATGATAAGATCCTTTACTGCCGAAGCTAAAGGCCAGTATATCGCTTCTGGCGGAGATGATATGACGCTTAAAA TATGGGAAATTGCAACTGGTAGATGTGTAAAGACCGTTCCTTGTGGAGGCATTATAAGAAGTGTTGCATGGTGTCCAAATCAAGCAATTTCGCTGATAGCCGTTGCTGCAGATCAGAAAGTTTTGTTAATCAACCCTGGAGTAGGGGACCACTTAATCACAAGCAAAACGGACCAGCTTCTGGAAATCATACCTCAAAGCGATGTAATag TGAATGAGAGGGTAAGGACGGCAGTTCAGTGGGAACAGGCCGAAGGTGAAAATTGGCGAAATGGTATCAGAGTAATATTAAATCACTTTAAAGTTGTGAAGCAGGTGACTTGGCATGCGAGGGGTGACTATCTAGCCACCGTTATGCCCGATGGGCAGAACAGATCTGTTCTAATAAATCAGTTGTCAAAGAGGCGTTCGCAATTGCCATTCAGCAAGTCCAAGGGACTGGTACAATGTGTTTTGTTCCATCCCATTAGaccatttttatttgtcgCG acACAACGGAATGTTAGAATATACGACTTGGTTAAGCAGGAGATGGTCAAGAAACTGCTGTCTAATTCTATGTGGATATCAACAATGGCAATACATCCTG GTGGCGACAACATCTTAGTAGGCACATATGATAGAAAAATGCTCTGGTTCGATCTGGATTTGAGCACAAAGCCCTATCAAACTTTACGATTGCATGGAACAGCCGTGCGTGGTGTAGCCTTCCACAAGCGTTATCCACTATTTGCCTCTGGAGCTGATGACAAAGGTCTGATTGTATCACACGGAATGGTGTACAA CGACCTTCTTCAAAACCCACTGATTGTGCCGCTAAAAAGACTGTGCAATCATGAGACTTACAACGATTTTGGTATTCTTGATGTCATGTTTCATCCAATACAACCCTGGCTATTTTCGGCTGGTGCAGATGCAACTATTCGTTTATACACGTAG
- the LOC124298793 gene encoding glucose dehydrogenase [FAD, quinone]-like: MYINFQLILLLSVTMTHHLTLAQTCNERQLPGPTLVDMCGESGTLMSFLDSAIRKNEKISGICERVTPIETPDPEYDYIVAGGGAAGSVVAARLSEISHWKILLLEAGDDEPASAQIPGAAVIIAGSNLSWGYTITNERYACLSENGSCEYAAAKVLGGCTVHNGMVYLRGNPTDYNNWAAMGNEGWTWDEVKPFFLKAEDNGEIDRVGRFWHATGGPLSVERFPYEPPFANAMLKAAEEAGFRISQDLNGDVVSGFAMAQTTSKNGVRRSSAASYLRPSRNRENLHVSLNSTVTRVIIEDGKAVGVEYFKNGEFKTVRTSREVILSAGNVKSPHILLLSGIGPKKHLESMGIPVVKNLPGVGRNYQDHLYFTLNFTINQLDTYINNWAATAEYLDFQTGPLSGHGITGIVAQLASSKTTPDYPDMQIYSVGFDAACASGEIGALSSTGKRTFDLFAVLLHPKSRGQISLASNDPFEQPVIWGNFLSEPSDIDILLEAIYSTIKLTDTDTMRAYNMTLTAIANDACGNYTFSTTDYWKCRVHHDAIGAPHGSGSCKMGPKHDTMAVVDHKLRVRGIKGLRVADTSIMPKIVSANTGSPAMMIGERAADFIKTDSDRLLY; encoded by the exons AtgtatatcaattttcaacttatCTTATTGTTGTCTGTAACGATGACTCATCACCTAACTTTGGCACAAACATGTAACGAGAGGCAGCTACCGGGTCCCACTTTAGTAGACATGTGCGGTGAATCCGGTACGTTGATGTCTTTTCTGGACTCAGCCATacgaaagaacgaaaaaatatcGGGAATATGCGAACGCGTGACGCCCATCGAGACACCAGATCCCGAGTATGACTACATCGTAGCCGGCG GTGGTGCGGCAGGTTCCGTGGTGGCCGCGAGACTGAGCGAGATTTCGCACTGGAAAATATTGCTTCTCGAAGCTGGTGATGACGAACCTGCATCCGCACAAATTCCGGGTGCGGCCGTAATCATAGCTG GTTCCAATTTGAGCTGGGGATACACAATCACGAACGAAAGGTACGCCTGCCTCTCAGAAAACGGTTCTTGTGAGTACGCCGCGGCGAAAGTTCTCGGTGGATGTACGGTGCACAACGGGATGGTATATTTGAGGGGCAATCCAACGGATTACAACAATTGGGCCGCTATGGGTAATGAGGGCTGGACATGGGATGAAGTGAAACCTTTCTTTCTCAAGGCGGAGGATAACGGTGAAATTGATAGAGTTGGAAGATTCTGGCACGCCACGGGGGGTCCACTATCCGTTGAGAGATTTCCCTATGAACCTCCTTTTGCCAATGCTATGCTTAAAGCAGCGGAAGAGGCAGGATTCCGCATTAGTCAAGATCTAAACGGAGACGTGGTGAGTGGTTTTGCAATGGCACAAACCACTAGTAAGAATGGAGTCAGACGTAGCAGCGCCGCATCGTATCTACGGCCCAGCAGGAACCGTGAGAATCTACACGTTTCCCTGAACTCGACTGTCACAAGAGTAATAATCGAGGACGGGAAGGCAGTCGGCGTCGAGTACTTTAAG AATGGTGAATTCAAGACGGTTCGTACATCGCGAGAAGTGATTCTCAGCGCTGGAAATGTCAAATCACCTCACATTCTACTTCTCTCTGGCATTGGGCCCAAGAAACACCTCGAGTCTATGGGCATCCCAGTCGTCAAGAATTTGCCTGGTGTTGGTAGGAATTACCAAGACCACCTGTACTTCACGCTCAACTTTACCATAAATCAACTTGACACCTACATAAACAATTGGGCAGCTACTGCCGAATACCTCGACTTTCAGACTGGCCCATTGTCCGGTCATGGGATAACCGGGATAGTCGCTCAGCTAGCTTCCAGCAAAACAACCCCCGACTATCCCGACATGCAAATATATAGCGTGGGTTTTGACGCCGCCTGTGCGTCTGGTGAAATTGGTGCTCTTAGCAGCACGGGGAAACGCACTTTCGACTTGTTCGCTGTGTTACTGCATCCAAAAAGCAGAG GACAAATCAGTCTGGCTTCGAACGATCCTTTTGAACAACCCGTGATCTGGGGTAACTTCCTGAGCGAACCCAGCGATATTGATATTCTTCTAGAAGCCATATATAGTACTATAAAGTTGACCGATACGGACACAATGAGAGCCTACAATATGACGTTAACAGCAATAGCCAACGATGCCTGCGGAAATTACACTTTTTCTACCACCGATTACTGGAAGTGTAGGGTACACCACGATGCTATTGGCGCACCTCATGGAAGCGGATCCTGCAAGATGGGCCCCAAGCATGACACAATGGCAGTTGTCGATCATAAGCTTCGAGTTCGGGGCATCAAAGGTCTGCGCGTTGCGGATACTTCCATCATGCCTAAG aTCGTTTCTGCGAATACTGGTTCACCGGCAATGATGATCGGAGAACGAGCTGCAGACTTCATCAAGACGGACTCCGATCGGTTATTATATTGA